The DNA window GGGATTTAAGAAGTGATAAATGTCTGGGTTGGGATGGGGTGCTTGGGAAGCAAGTGGAAGTGTATGGAGAAAGTCACAGAAAATAAAGTGAATGTGATTTGCTTTTACATTCAGGTGAAAATAATGAATGAGAGAAGTAGACATTTACATTGTTACTATCAGAGCAAGGGCAAGGGTAACATGGAAAATGGTATAATATTGTAAGTTGTTTCTTAATGAGGACTAggtaataaatggtgctggggtcCCAAGGAGAAACCTTCATAAGGATACTTTGGTGGGGCCCAGTAAGGAAAATGTCAGTCTCCTTGTTCTTAAtactcagggtttttttgttttgttttgttttgttttgtttccgaAACTAGTTTACAGACCTAGTGCTCATGTTGTCTTCTCATATGCAGGATGAGCGGTGGGCATACTCAGTGATGCTATGTACCTGCAGGTATATACAGTGGGCCCAGATTATGCCCATGCTGAAGCCAGAAAATCTCCAGCTCTCGATGGGAAGGTCGAACGAGACAGTGAAGGGAAAGAGATTCGATATCCAGTCATGCTGACTGCCATGGAAAAGCTGGTGGCCAGGAAAGTCTGTGTAGCATTTAAGGTAGTGAAAGGCCTTTGGGGGATGGTGCTGTGGAGTgagggaaagggacaggagcAGGGGTCTGGAAGAAAGAGTGGCTCTCTTGTTTTCATCTTGCTTCTTTCCACTGCAGCAAACAGTTTGTGGTTTTGACCTTCTTCGTGCCAATGGTCACTCCTTTGTGTGTGATGTCAATGGCTTCAGTTTTGTCAAGAATTCGATGAAATACTATGATGACTGTGCCAAGATCCTGGGGTAAGGACACAGTGGTCTGGACTGGGGAGAATGGgcttagagaagagagaaagctttttgccttattttaaatattataaaaaggattaaaaaatgaaaaaaggaaaataaaaaaagggctTCTTAGCCCTTTTGCCTTCCTAACACTGTACTCCCCAGTTACAACTGTTAGCAGTTTTACATATATGTCTTTTTCTACCATGTATAAACAAACTATTTATAGTACTAAATGTGATCATACTGTAATACTGttttaaaacttgattttaaagtaaatttaccatgtaatatttaaaaatgtatgaggaggggtacctgggtggctttgtccgTTAAatgtccagttcttgattttcgctcaggtcatgatctcaaggtttatgagatcaaggaccacattgggctccacactcacagcacagagcttgcttgggattctctgtctctccctctctctctctctttctctctctgcctctgtctgctcctcccctgttcattcgtGCACATGCgtgagttctttctctctctcaaaataaatacatgaatttttgaaaagttaaaaaaataaaaatgtatgaggAATAATGAACATAGTGAGTATTCATGTATTCACCATAAATCTTCATATATAAAAtctttctggggtacctgggtagctcagtgggttaagtgtccgacttcagctcaggtcatgatctcattcctAGAGTTCgcaccccgcatcaggctctgtactgacagctcagagcctggagcctgcttgggattctgtgtctccctctctctgcccctcccctgcttacactgtgtctctttctaaataaataaattaattaaacattagatataaaatctttctttgaggtttatttattttgagagagtgcaagcaggggaggggcaagaagagagggggacagaggatctgaagtgggctccggggcacctgggtggctcagtcggttaagcaactgacttcagctcaggtcatgatctcgcagtttgtgggttcgagccccgcgtcgggctctgtgctgacagctcagagcctggagcctgcttcggattctgtgtctccttctctctctgttcctcccctgctggttctctgtctctctctgcctctcaaagataaataaacattaaaaaaaatttttttgaagtgggccctgtgctgacagcagagagcctgatgtgaggctcgaactcatgaattgtgatatcatgacctaagcagaagtcagacacttaactgacagagccactcaggcttgaataaaatattaagaatactCCTTGCTAATTACATCCCTTCCCTTTCTACCCAGAGGTAACCACAATCCTTAATTTGGTGTTTGTCATTCCCatgcatttattaatattttaatacatctaTGGGGGCTTTTTTGGGGGGCATGTTTTTAgagtttatataatatattctacAACTTGCTAATTTCTGTGAGCTTTATTCATATGTGTAGTTgtggttcattcattttcatacatttcttcatgtttttccttCTAGGAACACCATCATGCGGGAGCTTGCTCCACAGTTCCAGATCCCATGGTCCATCCCCACAGAGGCTGAGGACATTCCCATTGTCCCTACCACATCTGGCACTATGTGAGCAAAAGTATAAAATCTGGAGTAACCTACTTAAGGCACCTGAATCAGACCAGTGGTTACTTTCTGACCCTATACCATATGACTAGTGGAGGCTGGGTATCTTCTAGGCAATTTCCTTAACCCTGCCTATATTCTTAATCTCAGTTTTTCCTCTGCTCTTTGACATGTCATGTAGGATGAAATGATGGGAGGTGGTGTGGGGTGGGTTGGAGGAAAGGCTCTAATGACATTCCCTATCTTAGGATGGAACTCCGTTGTGTCATTGCAATTATCCGTCATGGAGATCGTACTCCCAAGCAGAAAATGAAGATGGAGGTGACACATCCAAGGTAGGATGAATGTCCTGATTTAGACAAATAGTTTTTTGTGAGAGAGATGGGGATGGGGAAGTTCCCAAAGGCTTTGACTGTCTCACCCCATACTGAAGCTTTTCCTTACTTCTTcagatttttcagtctgtttgaAAAACATGGTGGCTACAAGACAGGGAAATTAAAACTGAAGCGGCCTGAGCAGCTACAGGTAAGGTGGTGAGTTGGGCTGGGAGGAGCGAGGTGGGTATGGGATTGGGGGCCTCAGTGAGAGACCAGGATGAAAGGGTAACTGCCCAGGACTTGGTCTCCTTCATGGATACCCTATTATTTCCTCCAGGAGGTGCTGGACATCACAAGGCTGTTACTGGCTGAACTGGAGAAAGAACCAGGTGGTGAGATCGAGGAGAAGACTGGGAAACTAGAGCAGCTGAAGTCTGTGCTGGAGATGTGAGAAAGGGGATAGGAGAGGGGAGCCAATGACAGTGAGAACTAGGTGCTGGGGTAGAAAGTAAACTGAGTTTATCCTGCAGGTATGGTCATTTCTCAGGCATCAACCGGAAGGTGCAGTTGACTTACTACCCTCATGGAGTAAAAGCTACTAATGAGGGGCAAGGTAAGATATAATACTCCCTTCCTATTACCACTCAAGTCTCTTATTCTTAAACCTTTAGATGACCTGAGGgtgctctgactcttgatttcagctcaagtcgtgatttcacggttcgtgggttcaagccccacatcaggctctgcactgacaatgtggagcctgcttgggattctctctctctctctctctctctctctctctctctgcacctctcctacTTGCgctcttgcctctctctctttctcaaaataaataaacttaaaaaaataaacaaaacccttgggatgagccctgggtgttatacgtaggagatgaatcactggattctacacctgaaaacattattgtactatatgctaactaacttggttgtaaattaaaatatagaaataaataataaaaaacaaaacctttagaTGACCTCTACCCCAGATCACCATTCTGGGCTCCTCAGAAGACCTGACATTTAGATGTCCCcactactttcctttttttttcttttcttttttttttttttaatgtttatttattttggtgggggggaggggcgggtagagagaggggacagaggatccaaagccggctctgtgctgacagcagacagcccaaagGAAAGGCTCTTGAACTCATAGatcttaagatcatgacctgagccgaagctggacatttaactgactgagccacccagctgccccccctCCCAGCTATTTTTCTTAGATCTAGACCTATTCACTTCCCCTTATTCCTGCAGATCCACAGCGGGAggccctgtccccttctctgttgCTGGTACTGAAGTGGGGTGGAGAACTGACTCCTGATGGCCGTGTTCAGGCTGAGGAGCTGGGACGAGCTTTTCGCTGCATGTACCCTGGAGGACAGGGTGAGTGAGTGTCTGGGGGGCAAATAACAGGGCTTGGATGAGATGATTAGAGAATAAATTGGGggaatgaagagacagaggcaaTGGGAAAGTTAAAGGGGGAAAGAAGCATTCTTTCTTCCATGTGGGTATGTATAGCAGTCCATTCTTGgtcctcccctttctcccccagGTGACTATGCTGGCTTCCCTGGTTGTGGGCTGCTTCGTCTCCATAGCACTTTCCGCCATGATCTCAAGATCTATGCCTCTGATGAGGGCCGTGTCCAGATGACTGCTGCTGCCTTTGCTAAGGTGCACACTATAGTTCTTTCACAGTCCCAGCTTCCATTAGATAGAGAAGCTAAGAGTTTGGAGAACTAGTTGGGAAATGTCAGGGTGTTTATGTGCTGACTCAGAGAAGTTTCTGCTTGTGTCTGACCCATTCTGTACCACTGAGAATGAGCTGAGAATAATTAAGTGGGCGTAGGCACCTTGACCTGTACTCCTCGCCTCTATACCAGCTCTCATTTGATCTCTGAGACCATTTAGGCTTAGGGGAAGTAGACTGGAAGGAAAACTAATAGATTTTGTGCTTCCCCTCCAGGGCCTTCTGGCTCTAGAAGGGGAGCTAACACCCATTTTGGTACAAATGGTGAAGAGTGCCAACATGAATGGGCTACTGGACAGCGATGGCGATTCCTTGAGCAGCTGCCAGCACCGGGTGAAGGCTCGACTGCACCATATTTTGCAACAGGATGCACCCTTTGGTCCTGAGGATTATGATCAGGTCAGGCTCTCCCTATTTTTGTGCCCAATGTACCGCCATCCCAGATTCCTAGAATTCTAACTAATGGTGATCAGTAATGGTACTTACTACATTGTAGACACTGCTTTCcatacattttctcattcaatCTTTACCCTTTGAGTTAAGTATGGGTCTATAATCTCTTActcataatttcaaaaataaaaaagatcaagcACCAAGATTCATTTGGTAGCAAAACCTGACATGATAAGACTATTTCTAATTcttggggctcctaggtggctcagtcagtttagcctccgactcttgatttcagctcaggtcataatctatgggttcaagccccgcatccagctccaCATGGACAGTGCaaattctgcttgggattctgtttgtctatctgtctgtctctctctttctctctctctctctctctctcctgcttgggattctgtttgtctatctgtctgtctctctctttctctctctctctctctctctctctgtccttcccctgcttgcactgtctctcaaaataaataaataaacttaaaaaaaaaagactattactaattcctatttattttgtttagtgtaAATAGTCATATATTGTGCTGCAGAAACATAAATGTGTTTAGTTATGCCCTCAGTCCTGCTAGAGGTATTATATAACATATGACTATGTGCTATATTAATTCTAAAGTCTGAAAAATTCTCAGTTCTAAAACAGTcagtcccaaagattttgaatgaaataatgtttcagttatttattgctACTTAAAAAACTACCCCAAAACTGAGTAACTTAAAACAATATCCATTTTATCTTACTCATAGTTCTAGGTTCACCTGGTCTTCCTTGGGGTCTCTCCTAAAACTGCCCAGATGTTGTCCATGTGTTGGGGCTGAAaccatctgaaggcttgactgggtcGCTAAGATAGCTGGGTTCTCTCCCACTTTATGCTCTACCTATAGTCTTAGAGCCTCTCCTCTCCATATGTTTTCTCCATGTGGTTTCTCTAGCATGGTAGCCAGACTTCTTAAATGGTAGCTTAGGACATCCCAAAAGCAGAAGCTTCCaagctcttttatatttttaaaaaatattttatttttaagtaacctctacacccaacatggggctcaaactcacaaccctgaggtcaagagccaaacactctactgactgagccatctaggtgcctcCTTccaagctcttttattttttattttcagttttttaatttagagagagagtgcactcaagcaggggagaggagcaaaagagagagagaatcttaagcagactccatgctcagtgcagagcctaacatggggcttgatcccatgaccctgagattatgacctgaaccaaaatcaagaatcgtatgctcaaccgaatgagctgcccaggcaccccccgaGCTCTTTTAAAGTATATGTCAAGACTTAATTAGTTAAATGTAactttgctttttggttttgttttattttattttattttattttggttaagCAGTCACAGGGCCAGTACACAGTGTAGATTGTAGGCAAGAAGAAGGTAACAAAGAGTTAATGACCATATTTAATCCACCATAGGAACTGTGGACTTGTACTacttttcccccattttaaaaatgagaaaacctaACCTCAGAAAAATTTAAGCAACCTTTCCAAGGTCACCTAATTAGTATTAACCTAAAGAGTCTAACCTGAGAGCCCGGACTGTTCACCACTATAGTGTACTGTCTCACGGTAGTAATCACAGTGGATGCCATTACCCAATGTTATCTTTTTTTGCTGTGTATCCAGACCTTGATTGACTGGGAATCATATGCCAGACAGTGATTTTGTACTATCCTCCCACTGATAGCTCCTCATTTCTgatggatttgttttttaaagaaagtatatttttatagaagCTGTAGAACcccttgaatcttttttttaagattttttttttttttgagttatctGTACACTCAGcatgggttcaaactcacaacctcaagatcaagagttgactgctctaccgactgagccagccaggtgccccccacttgAATCATTTTAAAGTGTGTAGTTCAGTGTATTAAGTATATTCAGTTAAGTCTATTCACAATATGGTGTAACCATTTCTGATGGGTTCTTCAATGAGCTAAGTAGCTGAGAACATTGTCTGGAGAATggcattttttgtatttttctctgagCAGGACTTAATAAGGACAGGACCTTGCTCTCTTATTTTCCAATCAGTGTCAAATTCAAAAGCTAaagcactttttctttctctcttgcttctttttgCTAGCAAAAATGGGACTTGTGAGGACCTAGGTTGAATATGTGTTTTCCACCCATAATCCTCTTTTCACTTCCCCATTCTTCATTGACTGTCACTGTCCTGAAAGCTTGAGCTGGAATCTAGTTCTGAGGCAAGACCTCTACTGTAGGTTCAAGCTAACATTTTGTTTAGAGGAATAAGATTTTGTTACCTCTGTTACCCACTCATGAAAACCTTGTGTAGGGATTGTGAGGGGTTGGTTTAATctttattcctcagtattttccatgtatattttagAACCCCCCAATAAAAGAACctaggtttattttatttcctctggatTCTAAGGCTTTTACCCTCAACCCTCCTTAGATGACTGTGTGTTTGAGCAATCCTCTCATCTTGGAACTGGTGGTctgccctgtagcccaggaattcTCATTAGAGTGAGCCTATAAACAGATCTTACTGGCAGACAGTTTCTGTAATAGGCTCACAGGATTCTgcacaatcagcacagagcctatctTGCTTTTCATCTCTCTGTTGCTCATAGCTCGCTCCCACTGGAAGCACTTCCCTCCTCAACTCCATGGCTATCATCCAGAATCCTGTAAAGGTCTGTGATCAGGTATTTGCCCTGATTGAAAACCTCACTCATCAGATCCGGGAAAGGATGCAGGACCCCAAGTCTGTAGGTGGGTATGAATAGTACTATCTTCCCTTCAAGGTTTCAGGTATGGATGGGTTACTCAGGCACTCCTGTGCCCTCTTCTAAGTGTCTGAAACAAGGCATCCTCATCTCTCTGATTCTACTGCAGATTTTTTAGGGTCTTTTGTTGAAGGTAAAATCTTTGGTTCTTTCTGACTGTCTGTCTTCCTTCCAGACCTGCAACTCTACCACAGTGAGACTCTAGAGCTCATGCTACAGCGTTGGAGCAAGCTGGAGCGTGACTTTCGACAGAAGAGTGGGCGCTATGATATCAGTAAGATCCCTGACATCTATGACTGTGTCAAGTATGATGTGCAGCACAACGGGAATCTGGGACTTCAAGGCACAGCAGAGTTACTACGTCTCTCTAAGGCACTGGCTGATGTGGTCATTCCCCAGGTGTGTCTCATAGCCTGGGGCactgggaaaggaaggggagaaaagcagaaaggagggATGGTGTGGGAACCAGGGAAAGAAAACTTAGAGAAAGAATTAGTTGAGTTGCTATATTTGTCAGGGTTCACTCTGGCTCTGAGTAAGTGCAAGAGGCTAACTGAGGAGACACCTGGAGAGGGGGAATGTGGTGGATATGAAAGAAACTCTAGACCTGAGGTGAAGACAAGCATCATCTTGGGCCTGGGAGTATGAGGCAAGAGGGAAACAAGATTCATCGACGTACTTATTCCTGGCCTGTGGCCCCTAGGAATACGGGATCAGTCGGGAGGAGAAACTGGAAATTGCTGTGGGCTTCTGTCTTCCACTGTTGCGGAAGATACTACTTGACCTGCAGAGAACCCACGAGGATGAGTCTGTCAACAAGCTGCATCCCCTGtgagggagggctgggaggggtgctggatggagggaggggcatATCAGGGAGCCCTGGGAGGAATCCAGGCTGGTACAGCTTGGGGAACCAAGAATAGAAGGGGTCCTGGGATAGAAAGGAAAGCAGTCTTTGAGTTGGGAGGAAAGAGTTTGTGGAAGGGTGGGAAGAAGATTATCTGACAGTGTGAATGACTTAGCTCTTATCTTAGGTACTCTCGAGGGGTGCTCTCCCCAGGTCGCCATGTTCGAACACGTCTCTATTTCACCAGTGAAAGCCATGTCCATTCCCTACTCAGTGTATTCCGTTATGGGGGACTTCTTGATGTAAGGATCCTCCTTCCTTCAACGTATGAACATTTATTCCAAGCATTCTTTTACTCTCCTCTTCCTGCTTTTTATTACAAGCCTTCTgtattctctttgtctccctgccccttccctgacttCCTAGTCCTTGGTCATTGACTTTCATCTTCTTTTGTTCGGTAGGAGACCCAGGATGCACAATGGCAGCGAGCTTTGGCTTATCTTAGTGCCATTTCAGAGCTCAACTATATGACCCAGATTGTCATCATGCTTTATGAGGACAACACACGGGTGAGGAGCATTagccaatgggggggggggggtaatgagggtgccctttctttctccttaattCTCATCTTAGAAACTTTCATATCCTTATAATTTGTAGAATTCAGCTAGGTGTGACACCCAAGGACAGCATGTCACAGAGCATCCAGGAGATTCCTTCTGGaacaaaaaaaagtgttttgggaTGGTGTTGAGCCAGAGAGCTATCAGACAACATAGCTCTGCATTAGGGAGGGTATAGAATTTGGGATGATGTTATGATGAGTCTTTTTCACTCAAACATTATTATACGTTTTTCATCTGGCTTCACAAAGGTATCTTTAACTGTGCTGCTGTATGTACTGTAGCAAAACTGAATTACTGTGAGAGAAGGATGGAAAGAGTTGTAGAACTGGAGGCTAGAAAGTTGTGTGGGGTGGTGGATCACAAATGGTAGAAGTGAAGTAATGAGGAATCTTTAACACTAGACTATAGTTAAGGGGAAGCTTACGATAGATCAGCCCCAAAGTGGAGTAAGATACTGGAACCTCATCCCTGGGAGGATATATCCTCTTGAGTTCTTCTCTGTTGTCCCTGCCTGGTCTTCCACCACCATATTCAGCTTTTCCAACTGCCCCTTCATCTGTTGATGCCCCATAGGATCCCTTATCAGAGGAGCGGTTCCATGTGGAGCTACACTTCAGCCCTGGAGTAAAAGGTGTTGAGGAAGAAGGCAACGCCCCAACTGGCTATGGATTCCGTCCAGCTTCTTCTGAGGTGGGTTGGAGTGCTGGGGTTTTAGATTAGAGGATTTAGGAACCAAGTGGTGGGAAACTTGAAAACAGTACAGGGAGGTAAGAGGGTTGGGGGTCTAGGATTAGAAGGCTGGAGGCCATTAACTCCTCTTGAATCTGTGCTTGTTGTTGGGTAGAATGAAGAGATGAAAGCAGACCAAGGCAGCATGGAGAACCTGTGCCCAGGGAAGGCATCGGATGAGCCAGACCGGGCATTGCAGACTTCACCTCAGCCCCCTGAGGGCCCTGGCCTCCCAAGGAGATCACCCCTCATTCGTAACCGAAAAGCCGGCTCCATGGAGGTAATAGGAGGGGCTTGGGAGAAAGAAGTGGTGGAATTGTTCATAGGACAATATCCATAAATCCTCTGAATCACTTTGGGGGGATTCTTGGCACCTTAAGCAGAGTCCTTCTGCCCCTGAtggatatgttttatttaatctccGTTTCATAGCTGGTCTCCCAATAAAGCTCCTTTAAGTTGGTTGCTACCTCTGAGATTAAGGAGATGTCAGTGAGAGGTGCCGAGAGATAGGATTTTAAGAGATGATAATGAGGAGGAGGCCTTTGGATGAATTTGAAAAGGCtgttctttaaaaggaaatatagtaGAAATAGCATGAACTCTGGGCTAAACTCCCAGGCTGATATCtagaagctgtgtgaccttggacaggtaaCTTCTCCAAGCCTCAAGTTTTTTTTTGTCTATGAAACACAAGCAATATCCACCatatagatgctcagtaaacagtagctataataataaaacaattgatACTAAAGGCCAGgctgtctccatctctttgtTCCCTTGGGTTAAAAACTATAGCTCAAACAGGAGCAATTATATAGCACTCTAATTTCATTCCTTTAGAGTTATCGGTATTCAttccagaaaggaaataaagtatgGAGGTCTCTCTGTGTTACCCTCTGTTCTGATGAGGAGATCTAGGGACCTGGGCCTGTGTCTGCCTCTAGGCCTGGTTCCAATTCTCTAGCCTAGAGGAAGTAACTGTTGTAAATATTACATTGTATCCAGCTAACTGTGCTGGGGTTTTTGTTCCTGGTTTTTTCCTGCAGAGTCTTTTCCTCTTGGGCCCAATGACACTCTTTTTGACCCCATGATTTATCCCTGTCTCAGTGACTCTGACTGTCCGATTTGGGTCCTGCTTTGACAGACAAATCTGTTCACCTGGCTTTGTACCAGCTCTCTGTCTTAAAGGAATTGATCTTTCATTTTAGGACTACTCAGAAGAATTTGCAACTAGCTTACATAGGTTCAGCCAGAGGTTTACGGTTCAGATTTTGGAGAAAGTTGGAAAGATAAACTGCACTCTGTTTTgggcttattttttcttcctgattattTTAAGATAGATTTGATGTTGTGACTACTCAGAGCTTCTTTAAGTGTGGTATGCATCATTTTCCCTTTGATGTATAAGTTAACTTAGTATCCATAATATACTAGTACCCTGCAGACTCATGTGACTAGATCAAATGGACAGAATGATGTATAATCTTCCATCAATAAAATGCTTTTCCACATCTGAATGTCTTCCCCATTCACATCGTCTGCCAGTCTCTCTGGCACTGTTGTGCTTAACCCCCACTTTTCTGGTTTAAGCAGTCGAGAGACATAGGCAAAGCAGAGCCCTCTGTGTATCATCTCTCAGACTTGAGGagttggcttttttctttcaggaCTATAGGGAAGCTTCCTGTTGTAATCACATTCCTTCCTTTTAGTTCCTAGTGTTACTTATACCATGGCTTATCCAGGATGATGGTAGCCCAAGATATGTTCCTCAGTTTTGCAAGAAAATTGTCTCTTTACTCCTTGGTCACACAgccttttaatattaatatttcctttccttattctATAGGTATAGGCATTGGTAGTTTTATCCTTATTGACTACAACGCTTCCCCCATCCCTTCTTCTGCTCTTGTCATCTCATATTTTTGGACAGTTTTAGAATATAGATCTGTGACCTTCATAGCAGCTGTGCCCTAGGTAATGATCCTCTCCAGGTCTATAACTAGCTCTGCCTCACTGGGGCTTTTGGGAGCCTGGGAGTTAAAGGAGCCGTGACCGGCTTTCCACCCGGTCTGATTGCAGGTCATGAACATGCAGTGCACGGGGAACCTGGACCTGATCCCCTTGCGGGGACGGCGCCGCAGGAGGTCAGGAGACCTCCCCCGGCCTTCCCCAGCCATCGGCCTACAGCCCCGGGCTGTGTCCACCACTCACCTGGCATCCTGCACACAGGTGTCCCTCCCTACTtcatcttcctttcctgcctctaTCTTTGCCTTTTGGGACCTAGGGACTCAGAACATTATCTGGGGGTTGGAGGGTGTGTATGTTGGGGTTTGTGTGATTAGGCCTTCGTAGCCTTTTTAGAAATCTGTTACACGTCTCCAGACATGGAGGGGAGGGCCTCTTGGTTCAGATAAGAAACTGAGTGTGGTTGCCATAACCACAGTTGTCCCATGGAAAGAAGAGAGGGTAGCCAGactttatttcttattgttgCTCAGCTATTGTGATTGGCTTTCTGAATCCCATGGAGGGATAGATAAGATTAAGGAATACTGCTCTGCTGAGAACTGAAAATAGTTGAATAATGATTTCTCAGATTTGGGATAGAAGGGCAATGGGGACAGGCATCTTGGAAATACAAGTGCCTTCTGGTATGGGATTCCCTGTACAGTTCCCTCTGCGAAGTACATTCTTCAttcccttttcattcttcttcccCCATAAAAATCTTTTGATTCTTCCAGACTTTCTGACATTGCTTGGCTTTATAGGGGCAGGAATTCTGGACCAGGGTTTTAGACTTCTTGGTTGAGGTGCCAAAATGGTAATACAGAGTCCTTTCTCTCCAGGTGCTTTCTGAGACTTCATCCTCGAGGCCTGGTGGCTACCGGCTCTTTTCATCTGCACGGCCACCAACGGAGATGAAGCAGAGTGGCCTAGGTATGGTCTTCCAGCATCTCACCTGTTGTTGTTGGGGAGGTGTGTCTGTCTGTTCCTCAGGGTTTTATTGTGGGAAACCTTAGTCATGGGTGTTGGGGTCATTTCAGTCTGTGGAATTGTCGGTGGGGCTAGGGAGGATGAATTGGGAGAAGCCAT is part of the Neofelis nebulosa isolate mNeoNeb1 chromosome 7, mNeoNeb1.pri, whole genome shotgun sequence genome and encodes:
- the PPIP5K1 gene encoding inositol hexakisphosphate and diphosphoinositol-pentakisphosphate kinase 1 isoform X4; translated protein: MWSLPASEGESATAHFFLGAGDEGLGTRGIGMRTEESDSELLEDEEDEVPPEPQIIVGICAMTKKSKSKPMTQILERLCRFDYLTVIILGEDVILNEPVENWPSCHCLISFHSKGFPLDKAVAYSKLRNPFLINDLAMQYYIQDRREVYRILQEEGIDLPRYAVLNRDPARPEECNLIEGEDQVEVNGAVFPKPFVEKPVSAEDHNVYIYYPSSAGGGSQRLFRKIGSRSSVYSPESSVRKTGSYIYEEFMPTDGTDVKVYTVGPDYAHAEARKSPALDGKVERDSEGKEIRYPVMLTAMEKLVARKVCVAFKQTVCGFDLLRANGHSFVCDVNGFSFVKNSMKYYDDCAKILGNTIMRELAPQFQIPWSIPTEAEDIPIVPTTSGTMMELRCVIAIIRHGDRTPKQKMKMEVTHPRFFSLFEKHGGYKTGKLKLKRPEQLQEVLDITRLLLAELEKEPGGEIEEKTGKLEQLKSVLEMYGHFSGINRKVQLTYYPHGVKATNEGQDPQREALSPSLLLVLKWGGELTPDGRVQAEELGRAFRCMYPGGQGDYAGFPGCGLLRLHSTFRHDLKIYASDEGRVQMTAAAFAKGLLALEGELTPILVQMVKSANMNGLLDSDGDSLSSCQHRVKARLHHILQQDAPFGPEDYDQLAPTGSTSLLNSMAIIQNPVKVCDQVFALIENLTHQIRERMQDPKSVDLQLYHSETLELMLQRWSKLERDFRQKSGRYDISKIPDIYDCVKYDVQHNGNLGLQGTAELLRLSKALADVVIPQEYGISREEKLEIAVGFCLPLLRKILLDLQRTHEDESVNKLHPLYSRGVLSPGRHVRTRLYFTSESHVHSLLSVFRYGGLLDETQDAQWQRALAYLSAISELNYMTQIVIMLYEDNTRDPLSEERFHVELHFSPGVKGVEEEGNAPTGYGFRPASSENEEMKADQGSMENLCPGKASDEPDRALQTSPQPPEGPGLPRRSPLIRNRKAGSMEVMNMQCTGNLDLIPLRGRRRRRSGDLPRPSPAIGLQPRAVSTTHLASCTQVLSETSSSRPGGYRLFSSARPPTEMKQSGLGSQCTGLFSTTVLGGSSSAPNLQDYARSHGKKLPPASLKHRDELLFVPAVKRFSVSFAKHPTNGFEGCSMVPTIYPLETLHNALSLRQVSEFLSTVCQRHTDAQAQASAALFDSMHSNQASDSPFSPPRTLHSPTLQLRQRSEKPPWYSSGPSSTVSSAGPSSPTAVDGNCHFGFSDQPSVSSHMIEEHQGLGMLPGNGEQEFPVEGMQEPIEPSQSSQEPPVETSQPCQEVSEEISQPCQEVPDISQPCQDIPEEFSQPCQEVPVISQPCQKDHDNVNQICQEVPQIHQPCQKASQLCQKISEEACHLCQENPEEVSRPCQEVSVEVGRLAHGFPVGVGGLVQEIGVEVGKPAQEIPEELSESCQFFVEVGRLIQEASAINLLSQDIPEVDKPSQEFPGEDDLQVQEVPEVNQQSWVFPEVTDQLPGEDIPQAQCQSSDPNPQSQSLACNQHSPLPPATCD